A stretch of the Fundulus heteroclitus isolate FHET01 unplaced genomic scaffold, MU-UCD_Fhet_4.1 scaffold_49, whole genome shotgun sequence genome encodes the following:
- the LOC105923908 gene encoding uncharacterized protein LOC105923908 isoform X4: MMEENHEMKTGVKEENHEMKIEKENHVMKTEVKEENHEMKTEVKEENHEMKIEEEEEENQKMKIEEDESHEMKTEVKQEENEEVKVEEHQDQEPDLHPVNTTNQTDPASSSGPPDLQGPKMAPVKRHAYDADFKLKAIRHAAEHGNRAAAREFSVNESMVRKWRKQEDDLRHAKKTTQSFRGNSARWPQVEDQIEQWVTEQRAAGRSVSTVSIRRKATALARDMNINDFLGGPSWCFRFMKRHNLTIRTQTTVSQQLPEGYKEKLATFSAYC, encoded by the exons ATGATGGAGGAGAACCATGAGATGAAGACGGGGGTGAAGGAGGAGAACCATGAGATGAAGATTGAAAAGGAGAACCATGTGATGAAAACGGAAGTGAAGGAGGAGAACCACGAGATGAAAACGGAAGTGAAGGAGGAGAACCACGAGATGAAgattgaggaggaggaggaggagaaccagaagATGAAGATTGAGGAGGACGAGAGCCATGAGATGAAGACGGAGGTGAAGCAGGAGGAGAATGAAGAGGTTAAAGTTGAGGAACACCAGGACCAGGAACCAGACCTCCACCCTGTGAACACCACCAACCAGACCGACCCAGCCTCCTCCTCTGGTCCCCCTGATCTACAG GGCCCCAAAATGGCACCTGTCAAAAGACACGCTTACGACGCGGACTTCAAACTCAAGGCTATCCGTCACGCAGCCGAACACGGGAATAGAGCCGCTGCCAGAGAGTTCAGCGTTAACGAGTCAATGGTGCGGAAGTGGAGGAAGCAGGAAGACGACCTGCGCCACGCCAAGAAGACCACGCAGAGTTTCAGGGGGAACAGCGCCAGGTGGCCACAGGTGGAGGACCAGATTGAGCAGTGGGTTACTGAGCAGAGAGCAGCAGGCAGGAGCGTCTCTACCGTCTCTATCCGCAGGAAGGCAACAGCGCTGGCGCGGGACATGAACATCAACGACTTTCTGGGCGGTCCTTCTTGGTGCTTTCGCTTCATGAAAAGACATAATCTGACCATCCGCACACAAACCACCGTCTCACAGCAGCTGCCAGAAGGTTACAAAGAGAAGCTGGCCACTTTCAGCGCGTACTGCTAG